One window of the Maylandia zebra isolate NMK-2024a linkage group LG19, Mzebra_GT3a, whole genome shotgun sequence genome contains the following:
- the plpp2a gene encoding phospholipid phosphatase 2: MAEHGKKLILVAVDILCVFAAALPSAILTLMFKPYQRGIYCDDQSIRYPYRRDTISHGTMAAVTITCSIVIITTGEAYLVHTNRLRSNSPFNQYLSALYKVVGTYLFGAAISQSLTDLAKFTIGRPRPNFIDVCKPVVCNGYMLEIKCNGSHRNVTESRLSFYSGHSSFGMYCMIFLSLYVQARMQGKWTRLVRPTIQFFLVSFSLYVGYTRVSDYKHHPGDVVVGLLQGALIAVLTVRYVSDFFKQRPPVSEPQTPETEQLECKPRPSDSEHRNHSYSGSV; encoded by the exons ATGGCAGAACATGGGAAGAAACTGATTCTGGTTGCGGTGGATATTCTGTGCGTCTTTGCTG CGGCTCTACCCTCAGCCATTCTCACATTGATGTTCAAGCCTTACCAGAGAGGAATCTACTGCGATGATCAGAGCATCCGTTATCCCTACAGGAGAGACACCATCTCTCATGGGACGATGGCTGCAGTCACCATCACCTGCTCCATAGTCATT ATCACAACAGGAGAGGCCTACCTGGTGCACACCAATCGTCTACGCTCCAATTCCCCATTCAACCAATACCTGTCAGCTCTCTACAAAGTGGTGGGCACCTACTTGTTTGGAGCCGCTATCAGCCAGTCGCTGACTGACTTGGCAAAGTTCACCATTGGCCGTCCTCGTCCAAACTTCATAGACGTTTGCAAGCCAGTGGTCTGTAATGGATACATGTTGGAGATCAAGTGCAACGGCAGCCACCGCAATGTGACTGAATCCAG GTTATCGTTCTACTCCGGACACTCGTCCTTCGGGATGTACTGCATGATCTTCCTGTCG CTCTATGTCCAGGCCAGGATGCAGGGGAAATGGACGAGACTGGTTCGACCCACCATCCAGTTCTTCCTGGTGTCGTTCTCTCTGTATGTGGGATACACGCGCGTCTCTGACTACAAACACCACCCGGGCGACGTCGTGGTGGGACTGCTGCAGGGCGCTCTCATCGCTGTGCTCACA GTCCGATATGTGTCCGATTTCTTCAAGCAGCGCCCTCCAGTTTCTGAGCCGCAAACACCAGAGACTGAACAACTCGAATGTAAACCGAGGCCTTCAGATTCAGAACACAGAAATCACAGCTACAGCGGATCAGTATGA
- the LOC101482562 gene encoding TLE family member 5, with product MMFPQSRHSASSQSSQPLKFTTSDSCDRIKDEFQFLQAQYHSLKLECDKLASEKSEMQRHYIMYYEMSYGLNIEMHKQAEIVKRLNGICAQVLPYLSQEHQQQVMGAIERAKQVTPPEMNSIIRQQLQVQHLSQLQGLALPVAPLPLGLTPPTLPAVSSSSGLLSLSSILANYSHGQPPVAKEDKARDVAERAPRGDDGDKSD from the exons ATGATGTTTCCTCAATCGAGGCACTCG GCATCCTCTCAGTCCAGCCAACCTCTCAAGTTCACCACCTCTGATTCCTGTGACCGCATCAAGGACGAGTTCCAGTTCCTCCAAGCACAGTACCACAG tttgaagctggagtgCGATAAGCTGGCTTCTGAAAAGTCAGAGATGCAGCGTCACTATATCATG TACTATGAAATGTCCTACGGGCTGAACATTGAAATGCACAAACAG gCTGAAATAGTGAAGAGACTAAATGGGATCTGTGCTCAGGTGCTGCCTTACCTGTCACAGGAG CATCAACAACAAGTCATGGGCGCTATTGAAAGAGCCAAGCAGGTCACACCTCCTGAGATGAACTCCATCATACGT CAACAGCTTCAGGTGCAACACCTGTCCCAGCTTCAGGGCCTGGCTTTGCCAGTAGCCCCGCTTCCCCTGGGCCTCACCCCACCCACTCTGCCCGCCGTCTCCTCCAGCTCCGGCCTGCTGTCCCTCTCCTCCATCCTGGCCAACTACTCCCACGGCCAGCCCCCGGTAGCGAAGGAGGACAAGGCCAGAGATGTCGCAGAGAGAGCACCTAGAGGGGATGATGGAGACAAGTCAGACTAG